In Vreelandella piezotolerans, one genomic interval encodes:
- a CDS encoding alpha/beta fold hydrolase yields the protein MPADATQRPRLVFAHANGFPGLSYRSLLDPLAESFDVHPLDRLGHHPDYPVNHNWSNLVDELLSYLPETDAPLLGVGHSLGGTLMAMAADKQPERFRGVIMLDPPLMLGPDAWAMKAAKRFGLMDRITPAGKTKGRRSVWPSREAMATSLRRRGLFRRFTPEALNDYIEAGTRLLDDGSAELTFDPNIELEIFRHLPDHLSKLPQRVGVPIQLVAGQQSHLMTPGRLKRIARRGLPVSTVPGTHMFPMEHPDETRTAILAAWQQFRTAP from the coding sequence CCTGCCGATGCCACCCAACGCCCCCGCTTAGTGTTTGCCCATGCCAATGGCTTTCCCGGCTTGAGCTACCGCAGCCTGTTAGACCCACTGGCAGAATCGTTCGATGTCCACCCGCTGGACCGCCTGGGCCACCACCCGGATTATCCAGTGAACCATAACTGGAGCAACCTGGTGGATGAATTGCTCAGCTACCTGCCCGAGACCGACGCGCCACTGCTGGGCGTGGGGCACTCGTTGGGCGGCACGCTGATGGCCATGGCTGCCGACAAGCAGCCGGAGCGTTTTCGCGGTGTGATCATGCTCGACCCGCCGCTGATGCTGGGGCCGGATGCCTGGGCGATGAAAGCGGCCAAGCGCTTTGGATTGATGGATCGCATCACGCCGGCGGGTAAAACCAAAGGGCGTCGCAGCGTGTGGCCCAGTCGCGAGGCGATGGCGACCTCGCTGCGTCGCCGTGGTCTCTTCCGTCGCTTTACCCCCGAGGCACTCAACGACTACATTGAAGCAGGCACGCGACTACTGGACGACGGCAGCGCTGAGCTGACCTTCGACCCCAACATCGAGCTGGAGATTTTCCGCCACTTGCCGGATCACCTCTCCAAATTACCGCAGCGCGTGGGTGTGCCCATTCAACTGGTGGCGGGGCAGCAGTCGCACTTGATGACGCCGGGGCGGCTCAAGCGTATCGCTCGTCGCGGGCTGCCGGTCAGCACGGTGCCGGGGACACACATGTTCCCCATGGAGCATCCAGATGAGACGCGTACGGCCATACTGGCCGCGTGGCAGCAGTTTCGAACTGCGCCATAG
- a CDS encoding YkoF family thiamine/hydroxymethylpyrimidine-binding protein: MYLSVQLSYYPLADDFKPVVKEVVQRLEATGLEVHPNRMSTQVFGEFDEVMAALSDVMKWSFETHGKAVFTANFLEGDRRPR; the protein is encoded by the coding sequence ATGTACCTTTCTGTACAGCTGAGCTACTACCCGCTGGCCGATGATTTCAAGCCAGTCGTCAAAGAGGTGGTCCAACGATTGGAGGCTACCGGACTGGAGGTTCACCCCAACCGAATGAGCACCCAGGTATTTGGCGAGTTCGATGAGGTGATGGCGGCACTGAGTGACGTGATGAAGTGGTCGTTCGAGACCCACGGAAAAGCCGTGTTTACCGCCAATTTCCTGGAAGGCGACCGGCGGCCACGGTAA
- a CDS encoding zinc ABC transporter substrate-binding protein → MPHRFTYFALPLLTAFPLAASAEVPRVAVDIPPVYSLVSIVMGDVGSPELFIQPGASPHGYSLRPSEASALDSADLVIWVSNALTPWLEGPVDNLAGDARHLELMDVPGTRTLEYREGATFSLDGELAHGHYHDHEHGHDHEHEHGHEHGHDHEHEQDQGHDHHGHDHSHTGMNPHAWLAPGNARQWLAAIAEQLSELDPDNAAIYRDNAEQGQEALTALEQRLQERLADSTDTRFIVFHDAYQYFEEAFNVHAAGAISIGDASAPSPARIEALQTLVNEENIQCVFSEPQFNPQMVNNVFGDTSAYLGVMDPLGVGLTLDAGLYSALLEQLAGEITNCTSAKSE, encoded by the coding sequence ATGCCACACCGCTTTACGTACTTCGCTCTGCCATTACTAACGGCCTTTCCCTTAGCAGCCTCGGCGGAAGTGCCCCGCGTCGCGGTCGATATTCCCCCCGTTTACTCACTGGTATCGATCGTGATGGGCGACGTTGGCTCGCCCGAGCTGTTCATTCAGCCCGGCGCCTCTCCTCACGGCTATTCGCTGCGCCCCTCGGAAGCCAGCGCGCTGGACAGTGCGGATCTGGTGATATGGGTCAGCAATGCGCTCACCCCTTGGCTGGAAGGCCCGGTGGACAATCTAGCGGGCGACGCTCGCCACCTAGAACTGATGGACGTACCCGGCACCCGCACGCTGGAATATCGCGAGGGGGCGACGTTTTCTCTAGACGGTGAGCTGGCACACGGCCATTACCATGATCACGAACACGGGCATGATCACGAACACGAGCATGGCCACGAGCACGGGCATGACCACGAACACGAGCAAGACCAAGGACATGATCACCATGGTCATGATCATAGCCATACCGGCATGAACCCGCACGCTTGGCTCGCCCCTGGGAATGCCCGCCAGTGGCTGGCGGCCATCGCCGAGCAGCTAAGCGAACTCGATCCGGATAACGCGGCGATCTACCGCGATAACGCCGAGCAGGGTCAAGAAGCACTGACCGCCCTCGAACAGCGCCTCCAGGAGCGCTTGGCCGACAGCACGGACACCCGCTTCATCGTATTCCACGATGCGTACCAGTACTTCGAAGAGGCCTTTAACGTTCATGCTGCGGGGGCCATTTCCATCGGCGACGCGTCTGCACCCAGCCCGGCACGCATCGAGGCGTTACAGACGCTCGTCAACGAAGAGAACATTCAGTGTGTCTTCAGCGAACCGCAGTTCAACCCGCAGATGGTCAACAACGTGTTTGGGGATACGTCGGCGTACTTGGGCGTGATGGATCCACTCGGCGTAGGCTTGACGCTGGATGCGGGACTGTACTCTGCATTACTGGAACAGCTAGCCGGTGAAATAACCAACTGCACGAGTGCTAAAAGTGAGTAA
- a CDS encoding metal ABC transporter ATP-binding protein gives MMSLASSLHCEAVLSVRQLNVRFGGQQILENIHLDLFREQVLTLIGPNGSGKSTLVKTLVGAVKPTSGSVTIAPNQRIGYVPQRLHLDPTLPMTVQRFINLPRRHSRQEVDSALEDAGAETLRQANMSELSGGQFQRVLLARALLVKPDILILDEATQGLDHQGTAAFYRHIDSVRRTYGCAVLMVSHDLHVVMQTSDHVLCLNRCVCCQGKPEHVASTQDYRSLFGDQAAQTLALYRHQPQETAHAG, from the coding sequence ATGATGTCACTTGCATCTTCCCTCCATTGTGAAGCGGTACTCAGCGTTCGTCAGTTGAACGTTCGCTTCGGTGGGCAGCAGATACTCGAGAATATTCATCTCGACTTGTTTCGTGAACAGGTACTCACGTTGATTGGCCCCAACGGCTCGGGAAAGTCGACGCTGGTGAAAACCCTGGTGGGCGCGGTGAAACCCACCTCGGGCAGCGTTACTATCGCTCCGAATCAGCGCATTGGCTACGTGCCCCAACGGCTCCATCTGGACCCTACGCTACCGATGACGGTCCAGCGCTTCATCAACTTGCCGCGCCGCCACTCACGTCAAGAGGTCGATAGCGCCCTTGAAGACGCCGGTGCCGAGACACTGCGGCAGGCCAATATGAGCGAGCTGTCAGGGGGACAGTTTCAGCGCGTACTACTGGCGCGAGCGCTGCTGGTCAAGCCCGACATTTTGATTCTCGATGAGGCAACGCAAGGCCTCGACCACCAGGGCACGGCGGCGTTTTATCGCCATATCGATAGCGTTCGCCGCACTTATGGCTGCGCCGTTTTAATGGTCAGCCACGACCTGCACGTGGTGATGCAGACCTCGGATCATGTGCTTTGTCTGAATCGCTGCGTCTGTTGCCAGGGCAAGCCCGAGCACGTGGCCTCGACGCAGGATTATCGCTCGTTGTTCGGTGACCAGGCCGCACAAACGCTGGCGCTCTATCGTCACCAACCCCAGGAGACCGCCCATGCTGGATGA
- a CDS encoding metal ABC transporter permease → MLDDFMWRAMLAGILVAMAAAPLGCFVVWRRMAYFGDATAHAAILGVALALLMNISIFLGVLAVALLMATSVSLLSGRGYAMDTLLGVMAHSALAIGLVAVSFLSGVRIDLHAYLFGDILALGKQDLWVIGGGVALVLLLLCWRWPFLLAATLSEELAYACGLQPRREQLVLTLALALVVAVALKVVGVLLIAALLIIPAATARPFCRTPETMALLAMGVAVLSVAGGLKSAYLLDTPTGPTIVSLAALLFMLSTLISQGWRFVRQRFALEPERFPMR, encoded by the coding sequence ATGCTGGATGACTTCATGTGGCGCGCCATGTTGGCGGGCATCCTCGTGGCGATGGCCGCCGCTCCGCTGGGCTGTTTCGTGGTGTGGCGGCGTATGGCGTACTTCGGCGATGCAACGGCCCACGCGGCCATTCTGGGCGTGGCGCTAGCGCTGTTGATGAATATCTCGATTTTCCTCGGCGTACTGGCGGTGGCACTGTTAATGGCCACCAGTGTTTCCCTGCTGAGCGGCCGTGGCTACGCCATGGATACGTTGCTCGGCGTGATGGCCCACTCGGCGCTGGCGATTGGGCTGGTCGCCGTGTCGTTTCTCAGCGGAGTGCGTATCGACCTTCACGCGTATCTGTTCGGCGATATTCTGGCCCTCGGTAAACAGGATTTGTGGGTGATCGGCGGCGGCGTGGCGTTGGTGTTGCTGCTGCTGTGCTGGCGGTGGCCCTTTTTACTGGCCGCCACGCTCAGCGAAGAGCTGGCCTACGCCTGCGGACTTCAGCCGCGTCGTGAACAGTTAGTGCTCACTCTGGCGTTGGCCCTGGTCGTTGCCGTGGCGTTGAAGGTCGTCGGTGTTCTGCTGATCGCCGCTCTGCTGATCATACCCGCCGCCACGGCACGTCCGTTTTGTCGCACGCCCGAGACCATGGCGCTGCTTGCCATGGGGGTGGCTGTGCTGTCGGTGGCGGGAGGGCTGAAAAGCGCCTATCTCCTCGATACGCCGACCGGCCCTACCATCGTCTCGCTCGCCGCCCTGCTGTTCATGCTGTCAACGCTGATCTCACAGGGCTGGCGGTTCGTTCGCCAGCGCTTTGCGCTCGAGCCAGAGCGCTTTCCCATGCGTTAA
- a CDS encoding DUF1826 domain-containing protein — protein MMSSPVSYVSPADAWPAHAAIGQDISVLPRIFEEAVNIAIFERPMPAEIALSAQAQCRTERAWQYSWLGQPDDAMVADLLRQLPAPEAAKPLVDDIATIAEAMAFLFETRTVGLRLRLLDGAMCPRFHCDNLPVRLVTTYVGPGSEWLPEDAINRKGLGAPHPDKPEIATDNAAVRRLSPGDIGLIKGSGWIGSEERGLVHRSPSLESGSKRLLMSIDPA, from the coding sequence ATGATGTCGTCGCCCGTTTCTTATGTATCCCCCGCTGACGCATGGCCTGCGCACGCGGCCATTGGTCAGGACATTAGCGTGTTACCGCGTATTTTCGAAGAGGCCGTGAATATCGCGATTTTCGAACGCCCCATGCCCGCTGAGATCGCCTTGAGTGCCCAAGCTCAGTGCCGAACGGAGCGCGCCTGGCAATATAGCTGGTTGGGGCAGCCCGACGATGCCATGGTGGCGGACCTGCTGCGCCAGCTTCCCGCACCCGAAGCAGCCAAGCCGCTGGTGGACGACATCGCCACCATTGCCGAAGCGATGGCCTTCCTATTCGAAACGCGTACCGTCGGTCTTCGCCTGCGCTTGCTTGATGGTGCCATGTGCCCCCGCTTTCACTGCGACAACCTGCCGGTGCGGCTCGTCACGACCTATGTGGGCCCAGGCAGCGAGTGGTTGCCGGAGGACGCCATCAATCGTAAAGGGCTGGGGGCGCCGCACCCCGATAAACCCGAGATTGCCACCGACAATGCGGCAGTCCGGCGCCTCTCGCCCGGCGATATCGGTTTGATCAAGGGCAGTGGCTGGATCGGCAGCGAGGAGCGGGGCCTGGTGCATAGAAGCCCGTCACTGGAGAGCGGCAGTAAGCGCCTGTTGATGAGTATCGATCCCGCCTAG
- the dksA gene encoding RNA polymerase-binding protein DksA: MPDQGNPADTRPRKADKAWADKLLAMPDSDYMNDEQLAFFRQRLLEERDEIEAHLQEIRRVIASHERDSDEADQAAFEEELRLALRQADRESRLLNNIAAALKRIESGDYGYCDETGEPIGLARLMFRPTAKLCIEAKERQEQHEHHYRKARWG; encoded by the coding sequence ATGCCAGATCAAGGCAACCCCGCCGACACGCGCCCGAGAAAGGCTGATAAAGCCTGGGCAGATAAGCTCCTGGCGATGCCCGACAGCGACTATATGAACGACGAACAGCTCGCCTTTTTCCGTCAGCGGTTGCTGGAGGAGCGCGACGAAATAGAAGCGCATCTACAGGAGATCCGGCGCGTCATTGCTTCTCATGAGCGTGACAGCGACGAAGCCGATCAAGCGGCGTTCGAGGAGGAGCTGCGTTTGGCGTTGCGGCAAGCCGATCGCGAGAGCCGTCTGCTCAATAATATTGCCGCCGCGTTGAAACGTATCGAAAGCGGCGACTACGGCTACTGCGACGAAACCGGAGAGCCCATCGGCTTGGCCAGGCTGATGTTTCGGCCCACCGCCAAGCTCTGTATCGAAGCGAAAGAGCGCCAGGAGCAGCACGAGCACCATTACCGCAAAGCGAGGTGGGGGTAG
- a CDS encoding CobW family GTP-binding protein, with the protein MPDPSLTPINLLTGFLGSGKTTLLNRWVHQSSMQNTLVVINEFGAIGLDHQLITHSDEQAVIEMSSGCLCCTLRGDLSRTLQQACDGLEAQGKPLPARVVIETTGLAEPTSLLQLLMTDHWLAHRFRLDSVVCCVDAVNGVATLDAHQEAQQQAAVAEKLLITKTDLASDEQVSRLANRLAKLNPAAEQWQVINGELSADLLVGAGLYSEESQAFQVAQWLSASRYELHPVEQYKGAFANSQANAVQHGDGIHSFCFSVNEPIEPDALEEWLNLLMSLMGEKMLRMKAVVHLTDREAPLALHGVQHIFHPPAPLPKASVGDRVSRFVFITQNVSPDTVAGLYRFFTAAQEVTP; encoded by the coding sequence ATGCCGGATCCATCGTTAACGCCCATCAACCTACTCACGGGCTTTCTGGGCAGCGGTAAAACCACGCTGCTCAACCGCTGGGTACACCAAAGCTCCATGCAGAACACCCTGGTGGTGATCAACGAGTTCGGTGCTATCGGGCTCGACCACCAGCTCATTACCCACAGCGATGAGCAGGCGGTCATCGAAATGAGCAGCGGCTGTTTGTGCTGCACGCTACGGGGGGATCTCAGCCGCACCTTGCAGCAAGCGTGCGATGGCTTGGAGGCGCAAGGCAAGCCACTGCCCGCCCGCGTGGTGATCGAAACCACTGGGCTGGCCGAGCCAACATCTCTGCTCCAACTGTTGATGACGGATCACTGGTTAGCACACCGATTCAGGCTGGATAGCGTGGTGTGCTGCGTGGATGCGGTCAATGGGGTTGCTACGTTGGATGCCCACCAGGAGGCCCAGCAGCAAGCCGCCGTGGCGGAAAAGCTGCTGATCACCAAGACGGACTTGGCGAGCGACGAGCAGGTTTCCCGCCTAGCGAATCGCTTGGCCAAACTCAACCCTGCCGCCGAGCAGTGGCAGGTGATCAACGGCGAACTGTCGGCCGATCTACTGGTGGGCGCGGGGCTTTACTCGGAAGAAAGCCAAGCGTTCCAAGTGGCTCAATGGCTTAGCGCCAGCCGTTACGAGTTACATCCGGTGGAGCAGTACAAGGGGGCTTTTGCCAACTCGCAGGCCAATGCGGTCCAGCATGGCGATGGCATCCACTCCTTTTGCTTTAGTGTGAACGAGCCGATCGAGCCGGACGCCTTGGAAGAGTGGCTGAACTTGTTGATGTCCCTGATGGGCGAAAAGATGCTGCGCATGAAAGCCGTGGTACACCTGACCGACAGAGAAGCCCCGCTGGCACTGCACGGCGTGCAGCATATTTTTCACCCGCCGGCGCCGCTGCCCAAGGCCAGTGTGGGTGATCGTGTCTCCCGCTTCGTTTTCATTACCCAGAACGTGTCGCCCGATACCGTCGCAGGACTCTACCGCTTTTTTACCGCCGCTCAAGAGGTTACTCCATGA
- the folE2 gene encoding GTP cyclohydrolase FolE2, translated as MIVSTMPDVAKQAPNSQGTLTRVGMEGIAMPVLLGTQRVAAKLDATVSLDAKEARGIHMSRLYLGLAPLEQTPLSLGLVQSVLERFLASQEGLSQHAYLSIAGELPLERAALISPLSGWKYYPFTLRCELSPDGFQSALDLEVGYSSTCPCSAALARQLIQQAFEEDFEDIPLSKSAVLAWLGSEEGILATPHSQRSVAHLTFRLATTDDAAISIETFMENMIDRVERALGTALQTAVKRIDEQAFALANGQNLMFCEDAARRLDTTLRQAPGVSGFRLKVVHAESLHAHDAVAYSEWWE; from the coding sequence ATGATCGTTTCCACCATGCCCGATGTCGCCAAGCAAGCCCCTAATTCGCAGGGCACGTTGACCCGTGTGGGCATGGAGGGCATCGCGATGCCGGTACTGCTCGGCACCCAGCGCGTCGCTGCCAAGCTCGATGCCACGGTCAGTCTCGACGCGAAAGAGGCCCGGGGCATTCATATGTCGCGGCTCTATCTAGGGTTGGCGCCGCTCGAGCAGACACCGCTCTCCCTAGGGTTGGTGCAGAGCGTGCTCGAGCGTTTTTTAGCCAGCCAGGAGGGGCTGTCCCAGCACGCCTACCTCAGCATCGCAGGGGAGTTACCGCTCGAGCGCGCCGCGCTGATTAGTCCGCTCTCGGGGTGGAAGTACTACCCCTTCACGTTGCGCTGCGAGTTGTCCCCCGATGGGTTTCAATCGGCGCTCGATCTCGAGGTGGGCTACTCTTCGACATGCCCATGCTCGGCTGCTTTGGCGCGGCAGTTGATTCAGCAAGCCTTCGAAGAGGACTTTGAGGACATACCGCTGAGCAAGTCGGCGGTATTGGCGTGGCTGGGTAGTGAAGAGGGCATCTTGGCGACGCCCCATAGCCAGCGTAGCGTGGCTCACCTCACGTTTCGCCTTGCCACGACGGACGACGCTGCCATCTCGATAGAAACGTTCATGGAGAACATGATCGACCGGGTAGAGCGAGCCCTAGGTACGGCACTGCAAACCGCCGTCAAGCGCATCGACGAGCAGGCGTTTGCCTTGGCCAACGGGCAGAACCTGATGTTCTGCGAGGATGCCGCACGGCGGCTGGACACCACGCTGCGCCAAGCGCCAGGTGTGTCGGGGTTCCGGCTAAAAGTGGTGCATGCCGAGAGTCTGCATGCCCATGACGCGGTTGCCTATAGTGAATGGTGGGAGTGA
- a CDS encoding metal-binding protein ZinT, with protein sequence MPTLANKKACAMALSIAILASAPHAFANHDHDHHHDDGEAHAHDHDHDHDHDHNHSHDHDQGHAHDNDIYAGYFDDAQIADRALSDWEGDWQSVYPYLLDGTLDPVFAHKAEQGDKTAEEYKAYYDTGYATDVERIVIDGSSVTFFANGESMTGDYQYDGYEILNYEAGNRGVRFIFELADDASEDALPHYIQFSDHSIYPTDAGHYHLYWGDDREALLEELTHWPTYYPSSLSGEEIVDEMLAH encoded by the coding sequence ATGCCAACACTTGCTAACAAAAAGGCCTGCGCGATGGCGCTAAGCATTGCGATCCTAGCCAGCGCCCCGCATGCCTTTGCTAATCACGATCACGACCATCACCACGATGATGGTGAAGCCCACGCGCATGACCATGACCATGACCATGACCATGACCACAATCATAGCCACGATCACGACCAGGGCCATGCGCATGACAACGATATTTACGCGGGCTATTTCGACGATGCGCAAATTGCCGATCGCGCGCTTTCCGACTGGGAAGGCGACTGGCAATCCGTATATCCCTATTTACTTGACGGCACTCTAGACCCTGTCTTCGCGCATAAAGCCGAACAAGGCGATAAAACTGCCGAAGAGTACAAAGCCTACTACGACACCGGTTATGCCACCGATGTCGAGCGGATCGTGATCGATGGCAGCAGCGTCACCTTCTTTGCCAACGGCGAGTCGATGACCGGCGACTACCAGTACGATGGCTACGAGATCTTGAATTACGAGGCCGGTAACCGAGGCGTTCGCTTCATCTTCGAACTAGCAGACGACGCCAGCGAAGATGCGCTCCCCCACTATATTCAGTTCAGCGACCACAGCATCTACCCGACGGATGCAGGCCACTACCACTTGTATTGGGGAGATGATCGTGAAGCGCTGCTGGAGGAGTTGACCCACTGGCCGACCTACTATCCTTCGTCGCTCAGTGGCGAAGAGATCGTCGACGAAATGTTGGCTCACTGA
- the gabT gene encoding 4-aminobutyrate--2-oxoglutarate transaminase, producing MSNAELNELKQKYVAAGAASPATAFADRAENAEIWDADGNRFIDFAGGIGVLNVGHRHPKVVAAVKAQLDKVMHTCQTVMPYEGYVKVAEKLSHIVPVRGHAKVMLANSGAEALENAVKIARAATGRSNVICFDGGYHGRTFYTMAMNGKVAPYQTDFGPMPGTVFRAPYPVPYHGVSEDEAIRGLKMALKTDANPKDTAAIILEPVLGEGGFYPAPKSFLEKIREICDEHGMLMIIDEVQSGFGRTGKMFAIEHSGVEPDMMTMAKSMADGMPISAVVGTDKIMDASGPNSLGGTYTGSPTACAAALAVMQVFEEENILEKSQAVGEKLAQRFGGWQSKFDCIDNVRNMGAMAAFELVNNKTDRTPNPELAAALCKKAREEGLILLSCGMYGNTIRFLMPVTIEDDVLNEGLDIIESCLESLI from the coding sequence ATGAGCAATGCCGAGCTTAACGAACTAAAGCAGAAATACGTCGCGGCGGGCGCTGCAAGCCCCGCTACCGCCTTTGCGGATCGCGCCGAAAACGCTGAGATCTGGGACGCCGACGGCAACCGCTTCATCGACTTCGCAGGCGGCATTGGCGTGTTGAACGTGGGGCATCGGCATCCAAAAGTCGTGGCCGCCGTCAAAGCCCAATTAGATAAGGTGATGCATACCTGCCAAACGGTCATGCCTTATGAAGGCTACGTCAAAGTGGCCGAGAAGCTGAGCCACATCGTTCCTGTGCGTGGCCACGCCAAAGTGATGCTGGCCAACTCTGGTGCCGAAGCGCTGGAAAACGCAGTAAAAATTGCCCGCGCCGCCACCGGCCGCTCTAATGTCATCTGTTTCGACGGCGGCTATCATGGCCGGACCTTCTACACCATGGCCATGAACGGTAAGGTCGCGCCCTACCAAACCGATTTCGGCCCGATGCCCGGCACCGTCTTCCGCGCCCCCTACCCGGTGCCTTATCACGGTGTCAGTGAAGACGAAGCGATTCGCGGCCTGAAAATGGCGCTGAAAACCGACGCCAACCCGAAAGACACCGCCGCGATCATTCTGGAGCCGGTGCTGGGTGAAGGTGGTTTCTATCCGGCCCCGAAGAGCTTCTTGGAAAAGATCCGCGAAATTTGCGATGAGCACGGTATGCTGATGATCATCGACGAAGTGCAGTCGGGCTTTGGTCGTACCGGCAAGATGTTCGCCATCGAGCACAGCGGCGTCGAGCCGGACATGATGACCATGGCCAAGAGCATGGCCGACGGCATGCCGATCTCTGCCGTGGTCGGTACCGATAAAATCATGGATGCCTCAGGCCCGAACTCCCTGGGCGGCACCTATACCGGTAGCCCCACTGCGTGTGCAGCGGCGCTGGCCGTCATGCAAGTCTTCGAAGAAGAGAACATTCTCGAGAAGAGCCAAGCGGTGGGTGAAAAGCTGGCTCAGCGCTTCGGTGGCTGGCAGAGCAAATTCGACTGCATCGACAACGTGCGCAACATGGGCGCCATGGCCGCGTTCGAGCTGGTCAATAACAAGACCGACCGCACGCCAAACCCTGAACTCGCTGCGGCGCTGTGCAAGAAAGCCCGCGAAGAGGGGTTGATCCTGCTGTCCTGCGGTATGTACGGCAACACCATTCGCTTCTTGATGCCCGTCACCATTGAAGATGACGTGTTGAATGAAGGCCTGGATATCATCGAGTCCTGCCTAGAGTCACTGATCTAA
- a CDS encoding GGDEF domain-containing protein: MTSMSTDHLYQLVNRSKRNTENVIKTAPLGICITDPHGYFEMVNPAYCQFYGYREEELIGQHFTLVVPEAYRAQMRQLHDEFIHGEETHELRQEWEVRCKNGEARTIIAEAARIEGDDGQSRKVTFIVDITQRKQLEERLKQANERLEYLAHHDELTGLLNRRQGLAKLEEAIERSRRYGNPLSIVLFDLDDFKNINDTYGHSTGDSVLQALTQVVNQQLRETDFQIRLGGEEFLIIMPEVDADSARIAMERIRQEVARTPYTEHALTVTLSAGIACYIEASSTRMLDRADKAMYQAKQAGRNRVVIAPSPV; this comes from the coding sequence ATGACCAGCATGAGCACGGACCATCTCTACCAACTGGTGAACCGTTCCAAACGGAATACGGAGAACGTCATCAAAACGGCGCCTCTCGGTATCTGCATTACCGATCCTCACGGGTATTTCGAGATGGTCAATCCGGCCTACTGTCAATTTTACGGCTATCGAGAAGAGGAGCTGATTGGCCAGCACTTCACGCTCGTGGTGCCTGAGGCGTACCGCGCCCAAATGCGTCAACTCCACGATGAGTTCATCCACGGCGAGGAGACCCATGAACTGCGTCAGGAGTGGGAAGTGCGCTGCAAGAATGGCGAAGCCCGCACCATCATCGCCGAAGCTGCCCGTATCGAGGGCGACGATGGTCAATCGCGCAAAGTCACCTTCATCGTCGATATCACCCAGCGCAAGCAGCTCGAGGAGCGCTTGAAACAGGCCAACGAACGTTTGGAGTATTTGGCCCACCATGACGAGCTCACTGGGCTGCTCAACCGTCGCCAAGGCCTCGCCAAACTCGAAGAGGCGATCGAGCGCTCTCGCCGTTACGGCAACCCGCTCAGCATCGTGCTGTTCGATCTCGACGATTTCAAGAACATCAATGACACCTACGGCCACAGTACCGGCGACAGCGTTCTACAAGCGCTGACGCAGGTCGTCAATCAACAGCTGCGAGAGACCGACTTCCAAATACGTCTTGGCGGCGAAGAGTTCTTGATCATCATGCCAGAAGTCGATGCCGATTCGGCCCGTATCGCCATGGAGCGCATTCGCCAAGAAGTCGCGCGAACGCCCTACACCGAACATGCGCTAACCGTCACGCTATCGGCGGGCATCGCATGCTACATTGAAGCCTCGAGTACTCGAATGCTTGATCGCGCCGATAAAGCGATGTATCAGGCCAAACAAGCCGGGCGCAACCGGGTTGTCATCGCACCGTCACCTGTGTGA
- a CDS encoding EAL domain-containing protein, translating into MGNCARVNGTCKRCEGALPFDFTMAFQPIVDVALARVTTHEALVRGINGESAWSVISQVTDDLLYRFDQSCRVKAIELASELSMETDLSINFLPNAVYEPEACIQATLEVSQRVGWPTDKLIFEITETERVRDRQHICNIIDAYRSMGFKTALDDFGNGYANLDLLTDLAPDKLKIDRELVMQCDHDPRRQALLNAIIVLASELDMTLIAEGVETRAEALWLAQAGITRQQGFFYAKPAIGKLGTELTPLLEALRSESQRRTES; encoded by the coding sequence ATGGGTAACTGCGCGCGGGTAAATGGCACGTGTAAACGCTGCGAGGGAGCGCTCCCCTTTGATTTCACGATGGCGTTTCAACCCATCGTGGACGTTGCCCTGGCACGCGTGACGACCCACGAAGCCTTGGTTCGAGGCATCAATGGCGAGTCGGCTTGGAGTGTCATTTCCCAAGTCACCGATGACCTACTCTACCGCTTTGATCAATCCTGCCGAGTCAAAGCCATCGAGCTTGCCAGTGAACTAAGTATGGAAACGGATCTTTCCATCAACTTTCTTCCCAATGCCGTATACGAACCGGAAGCATGTATTCAGGCAACGCTAGAAGTCTCGCAGCGAGTCGGCTGGCCAACCGACAAGCTCATTTTCGAGATCACCGAAACCGAGCGTGTGCGCGACCGGCAACACATCTGCAACATCATCGACGCCTATCGCTCCATGGGCTTCAAAACCGCTCTCGATGACTTCGGTAACGGCTATGCCAACCTGGACCTGCTCACCGACCTCGCCCCGGACAAGCTGAAAATCGATCGCGAACTGGTGATGCAGTGCGACCACGACCCTCGTCGTCAGGCGCTGCTGAATGCCATTATTGTGCTCGCCTCCGAACTCGACATGACGCTGATTGCCGAAGGTGTCGAGACCCGCGCTGAAGCCTTATGGCTTGCCCAGGCGGGGATTACACGTCAGCAGGGCTTCTTCTATGCCAAACCGGCGATCGGCAAGCTGGGCACCGAATTGACCCCGCTGCTCGAGGCGCTGCGGTCAGAGTCCCAGCGACGCACGGAGAGCTGA